The following proteins are co-located in the Trichomycterus rosablanca isolate fTriRos1 chromosome 14, fTriRos1.hap1, whole genome shotgun sequence genome:
- the memo1 gene encoding protein MEMO1, which yields MSNRTVCREASHAGSWYTASGSQLNAQLEGWLSQAQFNLGPARAIIAPHAGYTYCGACSAHAYKQVDPSVTRRVFILGPSHHVPLSRCALSPAEIYRTPLYDLRIDQKVYADLWKTGMFERMSLQTDEDEHSIEMHLPYTAKAMESCKDEFSIVPVLVGALSESKEQEYGKLLSKYLADPSNLFIISSDFCHWGQRFRYTYYDENQGEIYRSIEHLDKMGMGIIEQLDPISFSNYLKKYHNTICGRHPIGVLLNAVAELKKNGLDMNFSFLNYAQSSQCRNWSDSSVSYAAGALVVH from the exons ATGTCGAACCGAACGGTGTGCAGAGAAGCGAGCCACGCCGGCAGCTGGTACACCGCCTCAG GGTCCCAGCTGAATGCTCAGTTGGAGGGCTGGTTATCTCAAGCACAGTTTAATTTAGGACCAGCTAGAGCCATTATAGCACC ACACGCTGGTTACACCTACTGTGGTGCCTGTTCTGCACACGCCTATAAGCAGGTGGACCCCTCGGTGAC TCGAAGGGTGTTTATTTTAGGACCTTCTCATCATGTACCCCTGTCCCGGTGTGCGCTCTCCCCTGCTGAGATCTACAGAACACCACTGTACGATTTAAGGATCGATCAGAAGG TGTACGCTGACCTTTGGAAAACAGGGATGTTTGAGAGGATGAGTTTACAAACGGATGAGGATGAGCACAGTATTGAGATGCACCTGCCTTACACTGCAAAAGCCATGGAGAG TTGTAAAGATGAGTTCAGCATCGTTCCTGTACTGGTGGGAGCGCTGAGTGAATCTAAAGAACAGGAGTACGGGAAGCTGCTCAGTAAATACCTGGCTGATCCCTCCAACCTCTTCATTATTTCATCAGATTTCTGCCACTGGG GTCAGCGCTTTCGCTACACGTATTACGATGAGAATCAAGGCGAGATCTATAGATCTATTGAACATCTGGATAAGATG GGTATGGGGATTATAGAACAGCTGGATCCTATATCCTTTAGTAATTATTTGAAGAAATATCACAATACTATTTGTGGTCGCCACCCTATCGGAGTTCTTCTAAat GCTGTGGCAGAGCTGAAGAAAAATGGTTTAGACATGAACTTCTCTTTCCTGAACTACGCTCAATCCAGCCAGTGCAGAAACTGGTCGGACAGTTCAGTGAGCTACGCCGCCGGAGCTCTGGTGGTTCACTGA